One Aegilops tauschii subsp. strangulata cultivar AL8/78 chromosome 7, Aet v6.0, whole genome shotgun sequence genomic window carries:
- the LOC109760405 gene encoding transcription factor NAI1-like isoform X2, which yields MEDSSFMQWAMNTLDEHTFPAAASPVYDIGSFHCGEHTAAAFPSQHALCTIPQPLPTTADDNPDLTVQVDNQYRASSSGDAVVHAAVAGASMPMSSKSVAALTQSAAIGAHKHAGGRRSGSSLQGSAMSAASASSTCPDPAKDHTIAERRRREKINQRLMELSTLIPGIKKMNKATIIGDALKHVRELQEKVKILENNNRHAATTTISSTVFVHKNRPFLSGLTSNYRDDDAGEPSHLGTWLPEIKVRLSDKIVLVQIHCENTNGLLVRVLGEVEVLRLAITHTSSMPFLADTTIINITAKLEEGFNSTVEEMVRRLNSVLDQH from the exons ATGGAGGACTCAAGCTTCATGCAGTGGGCAATGAACACGCTGGATGAGCACAccttccccgccgccgcctctccgGTATACGATATTGGCAGCTTCCACTGCGGCGAGCATACTGCCGCCGCCTTCCCCTCGCAGCACGCACTCTGCACCATTCCCCAGCCTCTGCCGACGACGGCCGATGACAACCCAGACCTGACGGTGCAGGTCGACAACCAGTACCGGGCCAGCAGCTCTGGCGATGCGGTGGTTCACGCTGCCGTCGCCGGGGCTAGCATGCCAATGAGCTCGAAGTCCGTTGCTGCGTTGACGCAGTCGGCCGCGATAGGAGCACATAAGCATGCTGGCGGGAGGAGATCCGGGAGCAGCTTGCAGGGCTCTGCTATGTCAGCAGCGTCGGCGTCGTCGACTTGCCCTGATCCCGCCAAGGACCACACAATCGCGGAGCGCCGCCGCAGGGAGAAGATCAACCAGCGGCTCATGGAGCTCTCTACTCTTATCCCCGGCATCAAGAAG ATGAACAAGGCAACGATTATTGGGGATGCGCTGAAGCACGTGAGAGAGCTCCAGGAGAAGGTGAAGATCCTGGAGAACAACAACAGGCAtgctgccaccaccaccatcagCTCCACTGTGTTCGTCCACAAGAACAGACCCTTCCTAAGCGGCCTCACCAGCAACTACCGCGACGATGATGCCGGTGAGCCGAGCCACTTGGGCACATGGCTTCCTGAGATCAAGGTCCGGTTGTCAGATAAGATTGTGCTAGTGCAGATCCACTGTGAGAACACAAATGGACTACTAGTGAGGGTGCTGGGAGAGGTGGAGGTTCTCCGACTTGCCATCACCCACACCAGCAGCATGCCATTCCTAGCCGACACCACCATCATCAACATTACCGCCAAG TTGGAAGAGGGGTTCAACTCAACAGTGGAGGAGATGGTCAGAAGGCTCAACTCGGTGCTGGATCAACATTAG
- the LOC109760405 gene encoding uncharacterized protein isoform X1, producing the protein MEDSSFMQWAMNTLDEHTFPAAASPVYDIGSFHCGEHTAAAFPSQHALCTIPQPLPTTADDNPDLTVQVDNQYRASSSGDAVVHAAVAGASMPMSSKSVAALTQSAAIGAHKHAGGRRSGSSLQGSAMSAASASSTCPDPAKDHTIAERRRREKINQRLMELSTLIPGIKKMNKATIIGDALKHVRELQEKVKILENNNRHAATTTISSTVFVHKNRPFLSGLTSNYRDDDAGEPSHLGTWLPEIKVRLSDKIVLVQIHCENTNGLLVRVLGEVEVLRLAITHTSSMPFLADTTIINITAKASCTQTVIFCTAKMLCIIDACSYFPHVV; encoded by the exons ATGGAGGACTCAAGCTTCATGCAGTGGGCAATGAACACGCTGGATGAGCACAccttccccgccgccgcctctccgGTATACGATATTGGCAGCTTCCACTGCGGCGAGCATACTGCCGCCGCCTTCCCCTCGCAGCACGCACTCTGCACCATTCCCCAGCCTCTGCCGACGACGGCCGATGACAACCCAGACCTGACGGTGCAGGTCGACAACCAGTACCGGGCCAGCAGCTCTGGCGATGCGGTGGTTCACGCTGCCGTCGCCGGGGCTAGCATGCCAATGAGCTCGAAGTCCGTTGCTGCGTTGACGCAGTCGGCCGCGATAGGAGCACATAAGCATGCTGGCGGGAGGAGATCCGGGAGCAGCTTGCAGGGCTCTGCTATGTCAGCAGCGTCGGCGTCGTCGACTTGCCCTGATCCCGCCAAGGACCACACAATCGCGGAGCGCCGCCGCAGGGAGAAGATCAACCAGCGGCTCATGGAGCTCTCTACTCTTATCCCCGGCATCAAGAAG ATGAACAAGGCAACGATTATTGGGGATGCGCTGAAGCACGTGAGAGAGCTCCAGGAGAAGGTGAAGATCCTGGAGAACAACAACAGGCAtgctgccaccaccaccatcagCTCCACTGTGTTCGTCCACAAGAACAGACCCTTCCTAAGCGGCCTCACCAGCAACTACCGCGACGATGATGCCGGTGAGCCGAGCCACTTGGGCACATGGCTTCCTGAGATCAAGGTCCGGTTGTCAGATAAGATTGTGCTAGTGCAGATCCACTGTGAGAACACAAATGGACTACTAGTGAGGGTGCTGGGAGAGGTGGAGGTTCTCCGACTTGCCATCACCCACACCAGCAGCATGCCATTCCTAGCCGACACCACCATCATCAACATTACCGCCAAGGCAAGTTGTACTCAAACCGTTATTTTTTGCACAGCTAAGATGCTCTGCATAATTGATGCATGCAGCTATTTCCCTCATGTTGTATAG